A genomic segment from Cinclus cinclus chromosome 11, bCinCin1.1, whole genome shotgun sequence encodes:
- the CDH15 gene encoding cadherin-15, whose product MGPPLLLACLLAPLCARGASPALPGPAAPQGWQQHEAPRRVKRAWVIPPISVSENHKRIPHLLVQIKSDKQQPGGVIYSIKGPGVDEEPLGIFSIDKFTGKVFLNAMLDREENDRYRLRAFALDLGGVTLEDPTDLEIIVVDQNDNRPLFRQDVFTGRVVEGAEPGTCVMTVDATDADDPDTDNAALRYSILEQGAAGMFSINATTGEICTARPGLDRETMGVYNLTVQAADMSGDGLTTTAMAVIYLEDINDNPPEFTKEEFSMEVEEQAAGVDVGKVFVHDKDLAGSPSWLAKFTILEGDPEGAFAIRTDPHTNDGVLSVVKPLDHEVRDRFELTVSVQNERPLEPSAPASPRALATVRVRVRDVNEAPVFRENPRRISVLEGTPPGTPITTYTASDPDTHQIQTLSYALLYDPADWLRLDPHSGTVRTKRELLHPSAFLQGGWYIALLLARDDAEPPLSATGTLSIEILEVNDHAPQLQPPAGVLCGRPGRGGTLLLGATDDDRPPHGAPFHFQLSPQHPQLARNWSLARFNVTHAVLAVLAELPEGPYSLPLLLRDSGTPPREQQQLLNISVCHCGRDGTCLDGALAAATAGAGITLGALLIILGSTILLLVLAALGAARVRGRRRALRKGLLQRSRDDMRDNILNYDEQGGGEEDQDAYDINQLRHPELFSPRAKPPLRRDAPLSSGTPMAPRKLPSSPSDIEDFINEGLEAADSDPSVPPYDTALIYDYEGSGSVASPLSSIVSSLTDEDQDYDYLSEWGPRFRRLADLYGH is encoded by the exons ATGGGCCCCCCGCTCCTCCTCGCCTGCCTGCTCGCCCCGCTCTGCGCTCGG ggtgccagcccagccctgccaggccccgcagccccccagggctggcagcagcacgAGGCTCCTCGGCGGGTGAAGAGGGCCTGGGTGATCCCCCCCATCAGTGTCTCGGAGAACCACAAGCGCATCCCCCACCTCCTGGTGCAG ATCAAGTCAGACAAGCAACAGCCTGGAGGAGTGATCTACAGCATCaaagggccaggggtggatGAGGAGCCCCTGGGCATTTTCTCCATCGACAAGTTCACTGGGAAGGTTTTCCTCAACGCCATGCTGGACCGAGAGGAGAACGATCGCTACCGG CTGAGAGCCTTCGCACTGGACCTGGGCGGTGTCACCCTGGAGGACCCCACCGACCTGGAGATCATCGTGGTGGACCAGAACGACAACCGGCCGCTCTTCAGGCAGGACGTGTTCACCGGGCGTGTGGTGGAGGGGGCTGAGCCAG GGACCTGCGTGATGACGGTGGATGCCACCGACGCCGACGACCCCGACACGGATAACGCGGCGCTGCGCTATTCCATCCTGGAGCAGGGCGCTGCTGGAATGTTCAGCATCAACGCCACCACTGGAGAGATCTGCACTGCACGGCCCGGCCTCGACCGTGAG ACCATGGGGGTGTACAACCTGACGGTGCAGGCGGCCGACATGTCCGGGGACGGGCTGACCACCACAGCCATGGCTGTCATCTACCTGGAGGACATCAACGACAACCCTCCCGAGTTCACCAAGGAGGAG TTCTCCATGGAGGTGGAGGAGCAGGCGGCCGGTGTGGACGTGGGCAAGGTTTTTGTGCACGACAAGGACCTGGCGGGCTCGCCCAGCTGGTTGGCCAAATTCACCATCCTGGAGGGCGACCCCGAGGGCGCCTTCGCCATCCGGACCGACCCGCACACCAACGACGGCGTGCTCTCCGTGGTCAAG CCGCTCGACCACGAGGTGCGGGACCGCTTCGAGCTGACGGTGTCGGTGCAGAACGAGCGGCCGCTGGAGCCCTCGGCCCCCGCCAGCCCCCGGGCGCTGGCCACGGTGCGGGTGCGGGTGCGGGACGTCAACGAGGCGCCCGTGTTCCGCGAGAACCCGCGGCGGATCAGCGTCTTGGAGGGGACACCCCCGGGCACCCCCATCACCACCTACACCGCCAGCGACCCCGACACCCACCAGATCCAGACCCTCAG CTACGCGCTGCTCTACGACCCCGCGGACTGGCTGCGGCTGGACCCTCACTCCGGCACCGTGCGCACCAAGCGGGAGCTGCTGCACCCGTCCGCCTTCCTGCAGGGCGGCTGGTACATCGCCCTGCTCCTCGCCCGCGATGATG CCGAGCCGCCGCTCTCTGCCACCGGCACTCTCTCCATCGAGATCCTGGAGGTGAACGACCACGCTCCGCAGCTGCAGCCGCCGGCCGGGGTGCTCTGCGGGCGGCCGGGACGCGGGGGGACCCTGCTCCTGGGGGCCACCGACGATGACCGGCCCCCCCATGGAGCCCCCTTCCACTtccagctcagcccccagcacccccaacTCGCCCGCAACTGGAGCCTCGCCCGCTTCAATG TGACCCACGCCGTGCTGGCCGTGCTGGCCGAGCTGCCCGAGGGGCCCTACTCGCTCCCGCTGCTGCTCCGGGACTCGGGGACCCCCCCgcgggagcagcagcagctgctgaacatCTCGGTGTGTCACTGCGGCCGGGACGGCACCTGCCTGGACGGGGCCCTGGCCGCGGCCACCGCCGGGGCTGGCATCACCCTCGGGGCGCTCTTGATCATCCTGGGCAGCACCATCCTCCTCCTTG TGCTGGCGGCTCTGGGCGCTGCTCGGGTGCGCGGTCGCCGCCGGGCTCTGCGCAAGGGGCTCCTGCAGCGCTCGCGGGACGACATGCGCGACAACATCCTCAACTACGACGAGCAGGGCGGGGGCGAGGAGGACCAG GACGCCTACGACATCAACCAGCTCCGGCACCCCGAGCTCTTCTCCCCCCGGGCCAAGCCCCCCCTGCGCAGGGATGCCCCGCTCAGCTCCGGGACCCCCATGGCCCCCCGCAAGctgcccagcagcccctccGACATCGAGGACTTCATCAATGAG gggctGGAGGCGGCTGACAGTGACCCCAGCGTGCCCCCCTATGACACCGCCCTCATCTATGACTACGAGGGCTCGGGGTCGGTCGCCAGCCCCCTCAGCTCCATCGTGTCCAGCCTGACGGACGAGGACCAGGACTACGACTACCTGAGCGAGTGGGGGCCCCGCTTCCGCCGCCTGGCCGACCTCTACGGGCACTAG